From Penaeus chinensis breed Huanghai No. 1 chromosome 18, ASM1920278v2, whole genome shotgun sequence, one genomic window encodes:
- the LOC125034719 gene encoding uncharacterized protein LOC125034719: MFPVTQILVISTLVLASVLASPPPLVPVNRVPTASASGAGNLYAAPAVRPLTITVTQTTTIDRSVVITDTAYNSVPVTITDFSLWTSTLPSRVVVQTPVDDDVAIQTKLVSKPTTITVVDNVSNIKVVTDVSVEHYTITHSYYNIMQSTYTRTTTQAITLSSTLVRTNIRTDTQTSTAFRTAYNTVFVQASYQ; this comes from the exons ATGTTTCCTGTGACCCAAATTCTGGTGATTTCCACCCTGGTCCTGGCATCGGTCCTTGCCTCGCCTCCTCCC CTCGTTCCTGTAAACAGAGTACCCACAGCAAGCGCGTCTGGTGCTGGCAACTTGTATGCTGCCCCTGCCGTCAGGCCGTTGACAATCACGGTCACTCAGACCACCACCATCGACCGCTCCGTTGTCATAACGGACACTGCCTACAACAGCGTCCCAGTCACCATTACCGACTTCTCGCTGTGGACATCCACACTACCTTCAAGAGTG GTTGTGCAGACGCCAGTGGACGACGATGTAGCCATCCAGACTAAGCTCGTGTCAAAGCCAACAACCATAACTGTTGTCGACAATGTGTCCAACATAAAGGTCGTGACTGACGTCTCGGTCGAACACTACACTATCACGCACAGCTACTATAACATCATGCAGTCGACCTACACTCGAACAACCACGCAGGC GATCACTCTCTCTTCTACGCTAGTAAGGACGAATATCCGGACGGACACGCAGACCTCAACCGCCTTCCGCACCGCTTACAATACCGTGTTCGTGCAGGCATCTTATCAATAG